Proteins co-encoded in one Haladaptatus sp. ZSTT2 genomic window:
- a CDS encoding transcription initiation factor IIB family protein encodes MYRARDQVENEEWLAQLEQAADRLSLGTEARSRAQDLFLSTVPEKDRSKPAVIAASLYAGALIAGDERSQGDVADAVGVARLTIQQRWKGLLEEAGLRPPGW; translated from the coding sequence GTGTATCGAGCCCGCGACCAAGTCGAAAACGAGGAGTGGCTCGCCCAACTCGAACAGGCCGCAGACCGGCTCTCGCTCGGGACGGAGGCGCGTTCGCGCGCCCAAGACCTCTTTCTCTCGACGGTCCCCGAAAAGGACCGCTCGAAACCGGCGGTGATTGCGGCGAGTCTGTATGCGGGTGCGCTCATCGCGGGCGACGAACGCTCACAGGGTGACGTTGCAGATGCCGTCGGGGTCGCACGGCTCACGATTCAACAGCGGTGGAAAGGCTTGTTAGAAGAAGCGGGCTTGCGGCCGCCGGGCTGGTAG
- a CDS encoding mechanosensitive ion channel domain-containing protein, producing MVEIISQLEQLLTQEFRFFVALFVLIGGLLLGYVVSRALRRLLISSGVPQAVEGTPFERTARGIGTSTVSLLAQLTGLFIALLAALLALRIAGLSTEFFFGQLTAFMPRLFIAALAIILGLIISDKAELIVSERLRSIKLPEVNIIPKIVRYSIIYIAVLIALGQIGVATGALLILLGVYVFGVVFLGGLAFRDLLTSSAAGIYLLLNQPYGIGDEIAIGDRRGIVQEVDVFVTHIESDGEEYIIPNAHVFDSGIVRIRT from the coding sequence ATGGTGGAGATCATCTCCCAACTCGAACAGTTGCTCACCCAGGAGTTTCGGTTCTTCGTCGCGCTGTTTGTCTTGATTGGCGGGCTCTTGCTCGGCTACGTGGTGAGCCGCGCCTTGCGGCGACTGCTTATCTCCTCTGGTGTGCCCCAAGCAGTCGAGGGGACGCCCTTTGAGCGAACCGCGCGTGGCATCGGAACCTCAACGGTATCGCTCCTCGCCCAACTCACTGGGCTGTTTATCGCTCTGCTTGCCGCGTTGCTCGCCCTTCGCATCGCGGGGCTGAGCACGGAGTTCTTCTTCGGGCAGCTCACGGCGTTCATGCCGCGGCTGTTCATCGCCGCGCTCGCCATCATTCTCGGACTCATCATCTCTGATAAGGCAGAACTAATCGTGAGCGAGCGCCTTCGGAGCATCAAACTCCCCGAAGTGAACATCATCCCGAAAATCGTCCGCTACAGCATCATCTACATCGCCGTGCTCATTGCGCTCGGCCAGATTGGGGTAGCAACGGGCGCGCTGCTCATCTTGCTCGGCGTGTACGTGTTCGGCGTCGTGTTCCTCGGCGGGCTTGCCTTCCGCGACCTGCTCACGTCGAGTGCGGCGGGCATCTACCTCCTGCTCAACCAGCCCTACGGCATTGGCGACGAGATTGCGATTGGCGACCGACGCGGCATCGTCCAAGAGGTGGACGTGTTCGTCACGCACATCGAAAGCGACGGAGAAGAGTACATCATCCCGAACGCCCACGTCTTCGACTCGGGCATCGTTCGGATTCGAACCTAA
- a CDS encoding acyltransferase, producing the protein MTDDAPPSRHDRITRHPTPGTQNSLRHWTSARNPLRVSLNYAVIVLARISPSLRLKNWLLGAIGVTIGIGVSWGLESTPDVFWPDLITVDDHAIIGYNATILCHEFLQHEYRTGEVHIGKRAMIGAGAIVLPGVTIGDGAQVAANSLVTRDVPAGATVAGVPATEMSADDS; encoded by the coding sequence GTGACTGACGACGCGCCACCTTCGCGCCACGACCGCATCACGCGCCACCCGACGCCGGGCACACAAAACTCGCTTCGCCACTGGACGAGCGCCCGCAACCCGCTTCGCGTGTCGCTCAACTACGCCGTTATCGTCCTCGCGCGCATCTCGCCGAGCCTGCGGCTCAAAAACTGGCTCTTGGGCGCGATTGGTGTCACCATCGGGATTGGTGTTTCATGGGGCTTAGAATCGACGCCGGACGTGTTCTGGCCCGACCTGATTACGGTCGATGACCACGCCATCATCGGCTACAACGCCACGATTCTCTGCCACGAGTTTCTTCAACACGAGTACCGCACGGGCGAGGTACACATCGGCAAACGCGCGATGATTGGCGCGGGTGCAATCGTCCTCCCGGGCGTGACCATCGGCGATGGCGCGCAGGTGGCGGCGAACTCACTCGTGACGCGTGACGTGCCTGCCGGGGCGACGGTCGCAGGTGTCCCGGCAACAGAAATGTCCGCAGACGACAGTTAG
- the dacZ gene encoding diadenylate cyclase DacZ, with the protein MSEIHDLLGPIVSDVDAILLFSPSASYYGRFADVDDVSVVVISPENTVSAADFVELPLEFDDVAARIRYGIEGAIENDLIDDGDDLLCATKMFDEDIDSLTRVRASEFTHTGIYDLFMNSRAEPAVIRDVLEVAIELGKKGQKGKPVGALFVVGDAGKVMNKSRPLSYNPFEKSHVHVGDPIVNVMLKEFSRLDGAFVISDAGKIVSAYRYLEPSAEGVDIPKGLGARHMAAAATTRDTNAICIVLSESDGLVRAFKGGELILELDPEEY; encoded by the coding sequence ATGAGTGAAATCCACGACCTCCTTGGGCCGATTGTGTCCGATGTCGATGCAATCTTGTTGTTCTCCCCAAGCGCGTCGTACTACGGGCGTTTCGCAGATGTTGATGACGTTTCAGTCGTGGTTATCTCCCCCGAAAACACGGTCTCTGCGGCCGATTTTGTGGAACTTCCGCTTGAGTTTGACGACGTTGCCGCGCGCATCCGCTACGGCATCGAGGGTGCCATCGAGAACGACCTCATCGACGACGGCGACGACCTGCTCTGTGCGACGAAGATGTTCGACGAGGACATCGACTCGCTCACGCGGGTTCGCGCGAGCGAGTTCACCCACACGGGCATCTACGACCTCTTTATGAACTCGCGGGCGGAGCCAGCGGTCATCCGCGACGTGCTTGAAGTCGCCATCGAACTCGGGAAGAAAGGACAGAAGGGCAAGCCAGTGGGCGCGCTGTTCGTCGTTGGCGACGCGGGCAAGGTGATGAACAAGTCCCGGCCGCTTTCGTACAACCCGTTCGAGAAATCGCACGTCCACGTCGGCGACCCCATCGTGAACGTCATGCTCAAGGAGTTCTCCCGTCTCGACGGCGCGTTCGTCATCTCCGATGCGGGCAAAATCGTCTCTGCCTACCGCTATCTCGAACCGTCTGCTGAGGGTGTGGACATCCCCAAAGGGCTTGGGGCGCGTCACATGGCGGCGGCGGCGACCACCCGCGACACGAACGCCATCTGTATCGTGTTGAGCGAGAGCGACGGGCTGGTTCGGGCATTCAAAGGCGGCGAACTCATCCTGGAACTCGACCCCGAGGAGTACTGA